Genomic DNA from Corylus avellana chromosome ca4, CavTom2PMs-1.0:
CGCTCCAGCTGCTCATTCATGCTTGGAGTAACCCTCCTTTCCAACCCATCAAGACACTCCCTGCGACCCCTTGGATTAGATGTAGAAAATAAATTCCGAAAATAATCCGTAAAGGCTTCGGCAATATCCGCAGGTGTGGAGCATAAAATCCCCTCTTCATTTTCAAtacggagaattttatttttttgacgcCTTTGTTTCACACTAGCATGAAAAAACTGTGTTTTTATCTCCATTTTTCAGCCAGTGTTCTTTTGCCCGTTGGCGCCACTGCAGCTCTTCCTTTTCAATTAATTCATTCACCTCTTGCTGCAACATATGAATTTTTTCTCCCTCCGGTTGAGTCTCCACCATTTGTAAATTCTTTAACTGCTccgttttcttctttatttgctGGTCAACCTGCCCTTTCTCTTTAATCTGCCACCGTTTAATTACCCTCTTGCACCTCTCCACTTTATTTGAGAATGATTGCCATGGATTGGGCCCTGGGCTGTTGACGCTCCATACCgtctttattaaatttttattgctTGGCTGTTTTCCCCAGCCAGCTTcataaaaaaatctcttttctACTCTCCTTTGGCTACGCATTGCTACATGGAATTGTACAAAAATTGGGGCATGGTCGGAAGATCGATTTGCCAATACCTCCACTTCATAGTTCTGAAATGATTGCATCCACTTAGGATTGGCTATAGCTCTGTCCAATCTCTCCATAATGAAGTGCCCCTCCTCCCTCTTA
This window encodes:
- the LOC132177864 gene encoding uncharacterized protein LOC132177864, which gives rise to METKLTASRVERLKFQLGFGSVFVVDCVGKSGGLALFWKDDGVVEIQNYSRRHINATIRSEYGAQPWTLTGFYGNPDVSKRKESWNLLQHLRSLSCNKWMCVGDFNEILADSEKVGANKRPRWQIRAFQQAMEACQLYDLGFVGPKFTWSNKREEGHFIMERLDRAIANPKWMQSFQNYEVEVLANRSSDHAPIFVQFHVAMRSQRRVEKRFFYEAGWGKQPSNKNLIKTVWSVNSPGPNPWQSFSNKVERCKRVIKRWQIKEKGQVDQQIKKKTEQLKNLQMVETQPEGEKIHMLQQEVNELIEKEELQWRQRAKEHWLKNGDKNTVFSC